One genomic window of Nitrospirota bacterium includes the following:
- a CDS encoding DmsE family decaheme c-type cytochrome — MARSVVFLSLVAFIFVGCEALKTSKPIFPQKEYEKLLVGRYDADYVGTDNCLRACHYHDKIREDFEASTMGAQMSPRTGLPLVDCETCHGPGSLAIEGLTEEKVRKAAEEGKQLACDYKTFIDIKNLPPPAQSLLCLKCHTRNATFNLHAWSGGAHAEAGVSCLDCHNVHAGPDLMVAPRETSAMCYGCHEEKRMEFSLPSHHPVPEEKVFCTDCHQPHGTMGENLLRGDTVAATCARCHQEKAGPYVFEHADLMEDCTECHVPHGSVHNNLLQENQPFLCLQCHEGHQTDPAAPVESAGAFFTRCTDCHSRIHGTDIPSPGGRGRFIR; from the coding sequence TTGGCCCGCAGCGTCGTGTTCTTGTCCCTGGTGGCTTTCATCTTCGTGGGATGCGAGGCCCTGAAGACATCCAAGCCCATCTTCCCTCAGAAGGAGTACGAGAAGCTCCTGGTGGGCAGGTATGACGCGGACTACGTGGGCACGGACAACTGCCTGCGGGCCTGCCACTACCACGACAAGATACGCGAGGACTTCGAGGCCAGCACCATGGGGGCCCAGATGTCGCCCCGGACGGGCCTGCCCCTTGTGGACTGCGAGACCTGTCACGGCCCGGGGAGCTTGGCCATCGAGGGCCTCACGGAGGAGAAGGTCCGAAAGGCCGCCGAGGAGGGCAAGCAGCTGGCCTGCGACTACAAGACCTTCATCGACATCAAAAACCTTCCCCCTCCGGCACAGAGCCTTCTGTGCCTGAAGTGCCACACCAGAAACGCCACCTTCAACCTCCACGCCTGGAGCGGCGGCGCCCATGCCGAGGCCGGTGTCTCCTGCCTGGACTGCCACAATGTCCACGCCGGCCCCGACCTCATGGTTGCCCCCCGGGAGACCTCCGCCATGTGTTACGGGTGCCACGAGGAAAAGAGGATGGAATTCTCCCTCCCCAGCCACCACCCCGTCCCGGAGGAGAAGGTCTTCTGCACGGACTGCCACCAGCCCCACGGCACCATGGGGGAGAACCTTCTGAGGGGAGACACCGTAGCCGCCACCTGTGCCCGGTGCCACCAGGAGAAGGCGGGGCCATACGTCTTTGAGCATGCCGACCTGATGGAAGACTGCACGGAGTGCCACGTTCCCCACGGCTCGGTCCATAACAATCTTCTTCAGGAGAACCAGCCTTTCCTCTGCCTGCAGTGCCACGAGGGGCACCAGACGGACCCGGCCGCCCCCGTCGAGTCGGCCGGGGCCTTTTTCACCCGGTGCACGGACTGCCACTCGCGCATCCACGGGACCGACATCCCTTCACCGGGCGGCAGAGGGAGGTTCATCCGGTGA
- a CDS encoding MtrB/PioB family outer membrane beta-barrel protein, with protein sequence MSRPRGRPLAGIFFLALALLGRAAFADEGLYTYPDIPPHLELRGGYRLVGVEGSPRAAEYEYLRDSLQGGVSLVAFPFPHRIHLETDVLNKKDIYGDLRYAYSDMVLARWVKRSLFHNLNNVVLVSLGPSSVVERRNKGEEFHLDVDIDDAFLRLKAHTFPLHVFAENLYVSREGDVQQRFLGGSGFFNDLRRVSERRHIDWETRQYRVGANSHLGPVEAEYSHTEMRFDSGGGRFSTESYTAAVGSTGTISPAGVFPHGLVPDLEGSTNTVRLHTSHTGRVVAAVTVSDTDRTNTVSGAEAESFLGAGSLRLIPMQGLTLRVRYRVLDVDVENPSALPDDYLGFTAFTPLTGIKPSLSRTDQMLSTSLSYRVRATLVKVDYLYREIDRENARLWDLPETTSRNEVTLSVRTRLRRRLKGSVRYTHREVDDPAYNTSPDRADRARVSLTWHALERLQGTLHYDVLFEGRDHVSFEGVDAGDRDRRRDKVAALLAYGMNEKVSVSTGYAYIRNRVTQGAVAGGVLSPRVRYRDEAHNVFAGVQVVPLRNLTLRTSASHTLSRAHYGDFSIPVSVVELAEVKVAQNQVDVAARYAFGRGWGLAGRWRYLQFDNRAETPLNPTVQDGEVHIVMLTASKSWN encoded by the coding sequence GTGAGCCGTCCCCGCGGGCGCCCTCTGGCGGGCATTTTCTTCCTTGCCCTGGCCCTTCTGGGCCGGGCGGCCTTTGCCGACGAGGGCCTGTATACCTATCCGGACATCCCGCCCCATCTGGAGCTCAGGGGCGGCTATAGGCTGGTGGGCGTGGAGGGGTCTCCCCGTGCCGCCGAGTACGAGTACCTCAGGGACAGCCTGCAGGGCGGCGTGAGCCTGGTGGCCTTCCCCTTCCCGCACCGGATTCATCTGGAGACGGACGTCCTCAACAAGAAGGACATATACGGGGACCTGCGCTATGCCTACAGCGACATGGTCCTTGCCCGGTGGGTGAAGCGCTCGCTCTTTCATAACCTTAATAACGTCGTCCTGGTGAGCCTCGGCCCCTCCTCCGTCGTGGAGCGGCGGAATAAGGGGGAGGAGTTTCATCTGGACGTGGACATCGACGATGCCTTCCTTCGCCTGAAGGCCCACACCTTTCCACTGCACGTTTTCGCCGAGAACCTTTACGTCAGCCGGGAGGGGGACGTCCAGCAGCGGTTCCTTGGCGGGTCGGGCTTCTTCAACGACCTCAGGCGCGTCTCGGAGCGCAGGCACATAGACTGGGAGACGCGGCAGTACCGGGTAGGGGCCAACAGCCACCTGGGGCCCGTGGAGGCGGAGTACTCCCATACGGAGATGCGGTTCGACTCCGGCGGGGGAAGATTTTCCACCGAAAGCTACACGGCGGCCGTGGGCTCCACGGGCACCATCAGCCCGGCGGGTGTCTTTCCCCACGGCCTTGTCCCCGACCTGGAGGGCTCGACCAACACGGTCAGGCTCCATACCTCCCACACGGGCAGGGTGGTGGCCGCCGTCACGGTGAGCGACACCGACAGGACGAACACGGTAAGCGGGGCCGAGGCCGAGTCTTTCCTGGGGGCCGGCTCCCTCCGGCTCATACCCATGCAGGGGCTTACCCTGCGGGTGCGCTACCGGGTGCTGGACGTGGATGTGGAAAATCCCTCGGCGCTTCCCGACGACTACCTGGGCTTTACGGCCTTCACCCCTCTGACCGGCATCAAGCCTTCCCTTTCCCGGACGGACCAGATGCTCTCCACCTCCCTGTCCTACAGGGTGCGGGCCACCCTGGTCAAGGTCGATTACCTCTACAGGGAGATAGACCGGGAGAACGCCCGCCTCTGGGACCTCCCGGAGACCACCAGCCGGAACGAGGTCACCCTGTCGGTGAGGACCCGCCTTCGAAGGAGGCTCAAGGGAAGCGTCCGCTACACCCATCGTGAAGTGGACGACCCCGCGTATAACACCTCCCCGGACCGGGCCGACCGGGCCAGGGTCTCCCTTACCTGGCATGCCCTGGAGAGGCTCCAGGGGACCCTCCATTACGACGTCCTCTTCGAGGGGCGCGACCATGTCTCCTTCGAGGGCGTGGATGCGGGGGACCGGGACCGCAGGCGGGACAAGGTGGCCGCACTGCTTGCCTACGGGATGAACGAGAAGGTTTCCGTCTCCACCGGGTACGCCTACATCCGGAACCGGGTGACGCAGGGGGCGGTGGCCGGTGGTGTTCTGTCCCCCCGTGTCCGTTACAGGGACGAGGCCCACAACGTCTTCGCGGGGGTGCAGGTGGTCCCTCTCCGGAACCTCACGCTGCGCACCTCCGCCAGCCATACCCTGAGCCGGGCGCATTACGGGGATTTCTCCATCCCCGTCTCCGTGGTGGAGCTTGCCGAGGTGAAGGTCGCCCAGAACCAGGTGGACGTTGCCGCCCGGTACGCATTCGGCCGCGGATGGGGCCTGGCGGGCCGGTGGCGCTACCTGCAGTTCGACAACAGGGCCGAGACCCCCCTGAACCCCACTGTGCAGGACGGCGAGGTCCACATCGTCATGCTCACCGCCTCCAAGAGCTGGAACTGA